One Candidatus Nitrososphaera evergladensis SR1 genomic window carries:
- a CDS encoding HEAT repeat domain-containing protein: protein MAAKKQQVHINNDNSRLKLFEEMEAQFDEKNVDYFKKLLTHQDSVVRTRAVCILAEIAGESAVTPISKVLKNDDNDLVRHEAAFSLGQLGFSSGIKPLADAVENDKSFFVRHEAAVALGVIGSEDARKTLDYALKNDESEEVRDSAVVALANLDYIKAVNRKNDFTRMTGG, encoded by the coding sequence ATGGCTGCCAAAAAACAACAGGTCCACATTAATAATGACAATAGCAGGCTAAAGTTATTTGAGGAGATGGAGGCGCAGTTTGACGAAAAAAATGTCGATTATTTCAAGAAACTGCTGACACACCAGGACAGCGTCGTCCGTACAAGGGCGGTGTGCATACTGGCAGAGATCGCCGGCGAGTCGGCGGTAACGCCCATAAGCAAGGTGCTGAAGAACGATGACAACGACCTGGTGCGCCACGAGGCCGCGTTCTCGCTTGGCCAGCTAGGCTTTTCAAGCGGGATAAAGCCGCTTGCCGATGCCGTGGAAAACGACAAGAGCTTTTTCGTGCGCCACGAGGCCGCGGTGGCTCTTGGTGTCATCGGATCAGAAGACGCAAGAAAGACGCTGGATTATGCCCTCAAGAACGACGAAAGCGAAGAGGTGCGTGACTCGGCAGTGGTTGCCCTGGCAAACCTCGACTATATCAAGGCAGTCAACAGAAAGAACGACTTTACCCGCATGACTGGCGGCTAA